The following is a genomic window from Theobroma cacao cultivar B97-61/B2 chromosome 10, Criollo_cocoa_genome_V2, whole genome shotgun sequence.
ATAAAAAACCAGATCTCCAGGGCTTTCAATGTCAGTAAATTGATCACAGACAATTTGAGCCCGCCCTTGCAAACTTGCTGTTGTTAGGCCCTTGATGAACTGTTCAGGCAGTGAACCCTATTCCAAGCAGATAAATAAGTTTTGAGCAAaacaagagaataaaaaacataACATGTGGAATGCAGAGAAAGTCTCCTATGGTTAGAACTTACAGTTTGATTTGAGTTGGTGATAGGATGACCAGTTCTCTGAAGCCAAGTAGAACATAGTGCAACAGCAAGACCAGCATTTAAATATTGATGTTCACCTTTAAGTGAAAGTTTTAAACCATTCAGCAAGCTTGCATCTAGTGGATGTGCCACCTGAAGCTGTACCTGTTTAGAAAAGGATTTTCAGCCCTAGCATAGGTCCTCATGTCCATTAGAACAAGgtaattttaagaatttgaaTACAAGTTCTAAGTCTTGTATTTACTATTCTTTGTATCGGGAAACTCGGACATGGAAGAGTTATGCAACTTACATTCAACTTGGAAGCTTTCTCTTCAAGCACATGCATTGCCTCATCAGGTTGAGCTACGGTGAAGGCTGGAATCCCTTGCTGCatcagaaaaagaacaaacatAAAGAGAAGGAAATAGATTTAAATTATGTTGCAAAATGGAAACAGACTCTTATCGTAATGCTTTAACTAAATCTAATTCTATATTACACCTTAAAAATACCAGCCTTCTCCCCAGCAATTTCTCCGAGAGTATTTCCTGTTCGTAGCATCCAGAGGAGCAAAAAAAAATCGCTTAGCATTATCTTCAGTTAGTCTGAAAGCAGCAAGATATTTGACATACACCTAATGATATAATTCACAAGTTATTATAATTCCTATACAATTAGAAAGTTAGCACATAAGAAAACTAAGCAGATTTCCACATGTTTATGGTGTAACTGTTAAACCACACAAAGACAAGCTTAATCATACTTTTTCCCTTAATTCTGCATAATTTAGATTTTGTTCCATTTCCCCATCAAGAAGCCTCACAGATGCACTGAAAAATATAGTTGCCAACATGAggtttaaaaaaatcattgatTGTCACTAAGTTACTGCACAGCAACAAAAATATTGgaatacaaattaaaatgcCTGTCACTAGCAGAAATCTCAGTCAGCAATTGTAATCTGCCAAGTAAGCTTCAAAGAattaaaaactcaaaaaacaaataatagaaaattaataaCATGATAAATAATTAGGTTTACATAATGCTGCTTGTTTTCAACTTGGCAGATATTGCATTTCACAAACCAATATATTACACCATTAACTGTATTCTACAAATGTATAGGAGCAATTACCTAAAGTGAAAAAATATAACACTAACCTAGAATCTCCATGTGGTCATACCCTAGGGATGATATACCACACACAATAGGTGTCTGAACCTGAAATAATGACACATACtgactaaaattaaaacaagagcATCAAGAAGGCCATAAATGATAACCTTAGCTTGGCAGATATATAATGAATCAGTAACATATGTGTGAACTAACATTAAAAAACATACCACATTTGTCGCATCAAACTTTCCACCTAAACCAACCTCCAAGATAGCAACATCAACCTGCATAGATAATTTTAAGGCAATAGTTTTATTACCACTTTAATAGAGAGGATGCTCATGAAATGGCAGAAGCAACATGGGAAAACAGCTTCACATGGAAGGGTAATAACACATATCAAACCTGCTCTGCTGCAAATATCTTAAAGGCAAGCAAGGCCAGGAAGCGAAAGTATGTAGGCATTGGCACATCTTCATTGGTTTTTTCCTGCAAACCAACAGAAAAAAGGCAAACAAGTTTAAACATATTGTTCAAAGACAACCCAAAATTTGAAAGACAATACTGTTTATTCAATGATAAATATGGCATTGGattgagagagaaaagatATTGCAGATGATTTGGTTTCAAGTTGTCCAGGGCAGATAGTCTAAGTAAGTCCATATGGCCCATTTAGGTTTGTTTCAAATGCTACACAACTGAATTCTGCAAAATCTTATCCCCTTTATGAGGTTGGTTGGCTACAAAAGCCCCTTTCCAGAACCAGAATTCAACTTCATCCAGGCTATGCTAGATAGCACAATGCTAGCCTGTACCATAGAAAGTCTTTACTGTTGAGCCTACTACTTACTACTTTGGACAGACTATAATacacatttaaatttaaaaaaaaataaaaagcagtAGTGCACCACAAAGCCTACTTAATAATGTATGAAAAGGCCATGTATAATGGCAGAAGACCAAGGAGGAATTCGTACACATATCAGTGTGAAACACTAGTGCAAACGTACCTTCAGCCTATCATAGCACCACCAGAAATATTCCAAGAATTTCTCCTCACATATTTCCACACTGGAGCAGCCAAGAAAGACAAGAAATTTACCAAAGCATCAAAGCTATAATGGGAAAGAttataatatctaaaatagtaaataaacATAGATAGCAGTGGTTAACAAGTATTTACATAATGGAAAGTAGAAGAAACAATAGATAATAACTTATAAAGATCAAACTAACACACATGCTAGTGAACTGAAAGACTCACCCATCCAATCGAAATCTTTCTCGAACATCAATAAGGTGAGGAGATGTGAAAAGTCCAGTTCGGAACCCACAATTACGTAATATAGATTCCGCGAACGTGCATGTTGATCCCTTTCCAAATTCCAAACAAAAAGAGAGTTAGCATCATACTTCACAAGCCATATgcaaacaagcaagaaaaacaaaatgtaaTCTCTAGATTAAGTTCTGAAATGAATTATGTTTCACCAAAGCCAAACAGATCAAAATAATGGCAGACACAAAGATGGGATTACAGATTGATGCGGCATGCAAAGAAAAGCAAAGGGGGAAAAAGTCTGATTTACACAAGTCAGGTATTCCAATTTGACCGAAGAATTTTCTCCTCTTGGTATAAAGAAGTAAAAGAGCCTAAAACTCAAaccaattttgaaaaatgctTGTTCATTCATACCCTTATAAATTAAAAGGTGCAGAgcattaaaacaataaaacatatttcttagttaaaatttgaaagacCTACCAATATAACCAATCTTAGATTGGtacaataaatatattttaattcaaagcTTATATTTGCTTTcgatattttacaaaaaaactACCTTATCTTATATTTAGCCATAAAGAAAAGGCTGAAAAATTTAAGTAGCATGATTGTCATTAGCTTCAGacattttacttttaaaattttttatattaacaaATTACTACTAAAATGTAAAAACACTGAAAAATAGATTACTCTTAACATCTTGTTATAATATAACATTATCAACACTAAGGAATAAATTTCAAAGCTAAAAattattccaaaaaaaaacagaaaaaagatTTAGAACGCGAAAACTGTAGCACCTTTCCTTTGGTGCCAGCTACATGGATGATTTTCATCTCTGAAATTGCCTCCTCCAATTCCAAAATCTAAAATCAATAAGCAATCAGTTAAACAATCCATTTCTAAAAAATACTCAATCAACAGAACCAATCATAAAGCAAATATTATActttcaaataatcaaaaagcAAGTCGAAGCGGTCTCCTTTATTGCTCTTATCAGCACGACTCCGTTTCGTTATCAACGACGACAACGCATCCAATGTCGACTCGTAGCGAGCCGCGGCAGACTCCATGGATCCACCtacagaaaaaataaatatataaatttaaggTAAAAAAGCTTTAAAACGTTAATTCTAAAAAGCGGATTTCATCTTCATTCATTTACCTTGAGCCATGGCGATTCGGAATCGACGAAGAAAGGGACAGAGGGAGTATAGAGGTGGTTGGGGGAGTGAGGATGAAGAGATTGGGGATGGAAGGTCGAGAAGGTTAAAGGAAAGGAATCTAATAGTGacattattgatttttgttCTAACGCAAAGATTGCCTACTTTCTAATCGAATTTGGATCTTAGCAcgcttttgaaaatttttttttatttgacttattttttattggatttgaattaaatatatagaaattggaattattaaaataattaatttataaaatgttattaataCTAATTTGTATTAACCAGCCAAAATTATAGTTTAcaacaccaaaaaaaaaaacacagatATAAGAATTACGTGATCACCACCGTAGAAAGTTCTGAAGTCAACAAATAAATCAACGGGCTACAAACACTTTAAATCCTTAATCCTTTAAGCCCATTCTCTCTCCGCATATCTGATGGTATGCCTTCTCAGCCAGAGCTGATACATTACCATGTGAAACGCATCGTACGGCTGCGGGGTCTCGTTCCACACAAAATGCTTACTCGCCACCACAGCGGATCCGCTCATATCCTCGTACCCTTCCACCACGACGCGTCCCAATACCCTCTTGATCTCCCTGGCCCCGCCGCTTGTCCCCACGAACACGGCGATATGTCGCCACGTCAGCAAATCCATCGACGGCATGTCCTGGACTGGACGGTCGGTGATCACCACAGGCACGCAACCGAAACTCATTGCTTCGCCAATCCCCGATATCTCCGGCCCGTACTCGAACAAACAGAACTTACTCCCGGCAAGTCTTTCCTCGTAAGTCATCTGATCCGACGGCTCAGATTCAACCAAAATCTCGGGATCAGCTAAAAGCTGTTCCACCAGGTTCGACTCTTTCACCCAATTATACCTCACGTAAGCCAAATGACTCGTACTCTTGCTTCCCGGAGCGTGAGTTGGAGCGTGAACGTTAGCAAGTGGGGGTAAACTAACATCCTTATGAGGAATAAACAACCCGGGCGTCGTCGGGAAACACGAGACCTGAACCGAGTTTTTCTTCAACTCGACCACATTCCGGTCCGAGCCATGGCCGACACCcgaacaagaaaggaaaaaatgatCAGCTCCGAGAGTCCGGTTCCAGTAAATAAATTCCGTACGATAATCTCCGACAACGCGCGCGGCGGAGCGTGGCGAAAGGTCGGAGTGGAAAGAGAAGGGGAGGAAGAACAAATGGGCTTCTTCGGGGTTTTGAGTAGTGAAGGGACTGTGGAGGAGAGAAGAGTAAAAGAGGGCTTCGACTTTGGAGTCAAACGACAGCGTTTCCGGCGGGGGGTAAACGTAAATTTTGAAGTTCTTTAGCATTTTCTGGTAATTCTGTGGGAGGATCGTGGGGGAAAGGTAAGGGGAGGAAGTGAGGGCAGTAAAGAGCGGGACGAAGGAggtaaagaagaagaagcagaggaggagagggagagaagacatttttcttcctttttcttttggaggAAAAGGGGTGGAAACAGAGAGGGAAATGTTTTGGTGGGATTTTTAGGGGTCGTTTGGAGGGATTTAAAAAGGGATTTTTGGATTTATTACGTTGATAGGCACGTCGATGGCACGTGAAAATTGGGTGACCCGTCTGTCTATTTCGGGTACTATCTGGGATGGTTCCCAAATAAGAAGGTCTTCATTCAAAGtcaatgaatttattttttgaattgagattataattttatggcataatattttaaaatttttaaattatttgaatgaattttattttttattatatttaattaaatttataaattttttatttaaattaaaaaattattataactaataattaattaattaattatcattaatcaaaacgttacttgattttttatattcacaTGACATTGACATAATATTAAcatagatagtgaaaatatcATTATGTCATATAAGTGTTTCACGTCACCATTCATAATAACATATTAACATATAacgtgatataaaataataaataacgttttaataattatatttaataaaatgttagttaataataaaattttatttgattttaaaataaaaatataaaatattgtttgaatataataaataatttaaatttttatatatattatatctttTTATCAAAAGGAAAACTCAAATTTTGATGTATCAGGTACATTcatgcctttttcttttgatttgggtaatctttttccattttctttttgtttttaaatgtgGAGGGAGAAAAATGAATTCCATTATCATTCATTAAATAGAGTTTGAAAAAGACATATTGCTTCATTTTCATCTTTGTTTTTACTGTCTaaagcttttattttattacctCCTTTAAGgttctttgtttatttattttttgtttttatatataaccTTAAGAAAATAGATTTGAATTTATGAGCTCTTTCACATGTAAATGGTGGGCAGTATAGAAGACATTGTCAAAGCAAAGGTCCATGGGGAAaggaaaatatcaaataaattataagagaaaagaaaattttaacataataattgaaaaaattcttaaactatttaagaaaaatttaaataagtatttttttcttacgttaaattaagtttttatattttaatttttgttcaaataaacccttatgattaacaattgactacttatcattttattcgACATGACACGTGATTtggaaagtaaaaaatatcacataatcatattatcataccatattaatatattatgtcATTATCAATTATGACATATCAGTATGATCATGTTATATAGAATGACAAGTGGTATTTTAATTAAGCCatctattaattataaatacttatttgatttaaaataaaaaataataaaagaataagaatttatttaaaaatttttaaataatttatgaatttttttaagtattatgtcaaaaataaaattcatcaatttgtttggataaaatagCAAAACATATTTGTCCAGTTAAAAACCAAAGTCATA
Proteins encoded in this region:
- the LOC18586017 gene encoding folylpolyglutamate synthase — protein: MAQGGSMESAAARYESTLDALSSLITKRSRADKSNKGDRFDLLFDYLKILELEEAISEMKIIHVAGTKGKGSTCTFAESILRNCGFRTGLFTSPHLIDVRERFRLDGVEICEEKFLEYFWWCYDRLKEKTNEDVPMPTYFRFLALLAFKIFAAEQVDVAILEVGLGGKFDATNVVQTPIVCGISSLGYDHMEILGNTLGEIAGEKAGIFKQGIPAFTVAQPDEAMHVLEEKASKLNVQLQVAHPLDASLLNGLKLSLKGEHQYLNAGLAVALCSTWLQRTGHPITNSNQTGSLPEQFIKGLTTASLQGRAQIVCDQFTDIESPGDLVFYLDGAHSPESMEACGRWFSLCIKEGNQQANLNYQTQDYTESSSEVAQQQTDERYKKDTAQILLFNCMSVRDPQLLLPHLMRACASHGVCFKKALFVPNISVYHKVGSHTLPTTDPQVDLSWQFTLQRVWENLMLGDKGGEAINTDQACEEVKDDTGMSVRSCNNSSVFSSLPLAIKWLRDAAQKDQFVRFQVLVTGSLHLVGDVLRLIKK
- the LOC18586018 gene encoding probable glycosyltransferase At5g11130 — translated: MSSLPLLLCFFFFTSFVPLFTALTSSPYLSPTILPQNYQKMLKNFKIYVYPPPETLSFDSKVEALFYSSLLHSPFTTQNPEEAHLFFLPFSFHSDLSPRSAARVVGDYRTEFIYWNRTLGADHFFLSCSGVGHGSDRNVVELKKNSVQVSCFPTTPGLFIPHKDVSLPPLANVHAPTHAPGSKSTSHLAYVRYNWVKESNLVEQLLADPEILVESEPSDQMTYEERLAGSKFCLFEYGPEISGIGEAMSFGCVPVVITDRPVQDMPSMDLLTWRHIAVFVGTSGGAREIKRVLGRVVVEGYEDMSGSAVVASKHFVWNETPQPYDAFHMVMYQLWLRRHTIRYAEREWA